Proteins encoded within one genomic window of Alteribacter populi:
- a CDS encoding amidohydrolase family protein produces the protein MERKLFKNGIVLTMDKSIGDFKKADVLIEGSKIVEVKPNIEATDCEIVDASEMIVMPGLVDTHRHTWESVIRNVGADWSLQKYLSSIYYGNIGSKRTPQDDYIANLLGALEALDSGVTTFLDWSMIISRDNTGEMIRGLQESGARSVFAHGCPGDGDYWNRESTLHNSDDARYIKEKYFSSKDQLLTMGLAIRGPEFCSWETSVDEIKLARELDAICSMHLGFGTWGSSDRSIEKLYNADLLGGDLNFTHANAVSPEEIKMLVEKGGTVSVTPEIEMMMGHGYPATGLCVENGLRPSIGVDVVTSTGGDMFAQMKFTLQAERSRVNETILAEGNMPGPPLHITARDILEYATVDGAKALKLSDKVGTLTPGKEADIIMIRTTDLNIFPVNDPVGAVVQCAHTGNVDSVFVAGKAVKRAGKMVNVDLNRVRKLAIDARDSIFNKYGNPDGAWLV, from the coding sequence ATGGAAAGAAAACTATTTAAAAATGGTATAGTGTTGACAATGGATAAGTCAATTGGTGATTTCAAAAAAGCAGATGTGTTAATAGAGGGATCAAAAATTGTTGAAGTGAAACCAAACATAGAAGCGACTGATTGTGAAATAGTCGATGCTTCTGAAATGATTGTAATGCCGGGTCTGGTGGATACTCATCGTCATACTTGGGAATCGGTTATTCGTAATGTAGGTGCGGACTGGTCACTTCAAAAATATTTAAGTAGTATTTATTATGGAAATATTGGATCCAAAAGAACTCCCCAAGACGACTATATTGCAAACTTATTAGGAGCTCTAGAAGCACTAGATTCTGGAGTAACAACATTTTTAGATTGGTCGATGATTATTTCTCGTGATAATACAGGAGAAATGATTAGGGGGCTACAAGAGTCAGGAGCCCGTTCCGTTTTTGCTCATGGTTGTCCAGGTGATGGGGATTATTGGAACAGGGAAAGTACTCTTCATAATTCTGATGACGCAAGGTACATTAAAGAAAAATATTTTTCCTCTAAAGACCAGCTACTCACAATGGGTTTAGCGATTCGTGGACCAGAGTTTTGTTCATGGGAAACATCTGTTGATGAAATAAAGCTAGCTCGAGAATTAGATGCAATATGCAGCATGCATTTAGGGTTTGGAACATGGGGATCAAGTGATCGTTCAATTGAAAAATTATATAATGCAGACCTTTTAGGAGGTGATTTAAACTTTACCCATGCAAACGCCGTTAGTCCTGAAGAGATCAAAATGCTAGTTGAAAAAGGTGGTACTGTATCTGTCACCCCTGAAATTGAGATGATGATGGGGCATGGTTATCCTGCTACTGGCCTTTGTGTTGAAAATGGGTTACGCCCATCAATTGGAGTAGATGTAGTGACATCAACTGGTGGAGACATGTTTGCACAAATGAAATTTACACTTCAGGCAGAACGTTCAAGGGTGAATGAAACAATCTTAGCAGAAGGAAATATGCCAGGGCCTCCACTTCATATTACAGCAAGGGATATTTTAGAGTATGCAACGGTTGATGGAGCTAAAGCGTTAAAGCTTAGTGATAAAGTAGGTACATTAACACCAGGTAAAGAAGCAGACATTATTATGATAAGAACGACTGATTTAAATATATTCCCAGTTAATGATCCAGTAGGTGCAGTTGTTCAATGTGCGCATACAGGAAATGTCGATTCCGTATTTGTTGCAGGTAAAGCAGTGAAAAGGGCTGGAAAAATGGTTAATGTTGATTTAAATCGTGTACGCAAGCTAGCGATTGATGCAAGAGATTCCATATTTAACAAATACGGCAATCCAGATGGAGCTTGGTTAGTTTAA